The following proteins come from a genomic window of Acinonyx jubatus isolate Ajub_Pintada_27869175 chromosome C1, VMU_Ajub_asm_v1.0, whole genome shotgun sequence:
- the GNAT2 gene encoding guanine nucleotide-binding protein G(t) subunit alpha-2: MGSGASAEDKELAKRSKELEKKLQEDADKEAKTVKLLLLGAGESGKSTIVKQMKIIHQDGYSPEECLEYKAIIYGNMLQSILAIIQAMSTLGIDYAEPSCADTGRQLNNLADSTEEGTMPPELVEVIRKLWKDGGVQACFERAAEYQLNDSASYYLNQLDRITAPDYLPNEQDVLRSRVKTTGIIETKFSVKDLNFRMFDVGGQRSERKKWIHCFEGVTCIIFCAALSAYDMVLVEDDEVNRMHESLHLFNSICNHKFFAATSIVLFLNKKDLFEEKIKKVHLSICFPDYDGNNSFEDAGNYIKSQFLDLNMRKDVKEIYSHMTCATDTQNVKFVFDAVTDIIIKENLKDCGLF; this comes from the exons ATGGGGAGTGGAGCCAGTGCTGAGGACAAAGAACTGGCCAAGAGGTccaaggagctagaaaagaagcTGCAGGAGGATGCTGACAAGGAAGCCAAGACCGTCAAACTGCTACTGCTGG GTGCTGGGGAGTCAGGAAAGAGCACTATCGTCAAACAGATGAA GATCATTCATCAGGATGGCTATTCACCAGAAGAGTGTCTGGAGTACAAGGCCATCATCTACGGGAATATGCTGCAGTCCATCTTGGCTATCATCCAGGCCATGTCCACACTGGGTATTGACTATGCTGAACCAAGCTGTGCG GATACTGGGCGACAGCTCAACAACCTGGCTGACTCCACTGAGGAGGGCACCATGCCTCCCGAGCTGGTTGAGGTCATCAGGAAGTTGTGGAAGGATGGTGGGGTGCAAGCCTGCTTCGAGAGAGCTGCAGAGTACCAGCTCAATGACTCAGCATCTTA CTACCTGAACCAATTAGACCGGATTACAGCCCCTGACTACCTCCCTAATGAGCAAGATGTGCTACGATCCAGAGTCAAAACCACAGGCATCATTGAGACCAAGTTTTCCGTCAAAGACTTGAACTTCAG GATGTTTGACGTGGGAGGGCAACgatcagagagaaagaagtggaTCCACTGCTTTGAGGGAGTCACCTGCATCATTTTCTGTGCGGCCCTCAGTGCCTATGATATGGTGCTAGTGGAAGATGACGAAGTG AATCGCATGCATGAGTCATTACACCTCTTCAACAGCATATGTAACCACAAGTTCTTTGCGGCTACTTCCATTGTCCTCTTTCTCAACAAGAAGGACCTCTTTgaggaaaaaatcaagaaagtCCATCTCAGCATTTGTTTTCCAGACTATGATG GGAACAACTCTTTTGAAGATGCAGGGAATTACATCAAGAGTCAGTTCCTTGACCTCAACATGCGAAAAGATGTCAAAGAAATCTACAGTCACATGACCTGTGCTACAGACACACAGAATGTCAAATTTGTATTTGATGCAGTTACAGATATTATCATCAAAGAAAATCTCAAGGACTGTGGGCTGTTCTAA